From the Clostridium putrefaciens genome, one window contains:
- a CDS encoding VanZ family protein — MKKVSKKQLNFALLIGWMILIFYFSSQIGEVSSEKSKIVIYMFNVLGLDLNTYFGNIATLIVRKMAHFTEYFILFILTYNVVKYYFKKGKLFFISYIITVSYAMTDEFHQLFVPGRAGALKDVLIDSTGGLFGILIVIIFIKIKKRMNLANTN; from the coding sequence ATGAAAAAGGTTAGTAAAAAACAGCTTAACTTTGCACTACTTATTGGTTGGATGATTTTAATATTTTACTTTTCATCTCAAATAGGAGAGGTTTCTAGTGAAAAGAGTAAAATTGTAATATATATGTTTAATGTTTTAGGGCTAGATTTAAATACTTACTTTGGAAATATTGCTACACTTATAGTTAGGAAGATGGCACATTTTACAGAGTATTTTATATTATTTATCTTAACCTATAATGTGGTTAAATATTACTTTAAAAAAGGAAAGTTATTTTTTATATCTTATATAATTACTGTGTCTTACGCTATGACAGATGAGTTCCATCAACTATTTGTACCAGGAAGAGCTGGGGCATTAAAAGATGTTTTAATAGATAGTACTGGAGGGTTATTTGGTATTTTAATTGTGATTATTTTTATTAAAATAAAAAAAAGGATGAACTTAGCTAATACTAATTAA
- a CDS encoding DUF1292 domain-containing protein, which yields MSKDLEFLKLEKDVWGKVYVDISYGIDNVAPFLNENTLKVRKYYGKVDVLKRYITLLENSDAECKKNASSFFGRFKENNSIFLISSYKNDNILQFNQLKNCSKCACLNCPKDCDFNSCRGCREDSFIKKCDHEKINMTVHDNFILNLTNNSTGRPSSYKVLATLQDSALQRQYIIIENVIDKEDKFVLYYYPGISEDDYGEISDAEEFDFIVETFGV from the coding sequence ATGAGTAAAGATTTAGAGTTTTTAAAGTTAGAAAAAGATGTTTGGGGAAAGGTTTATGTTGATATAAGCTATGGTATTGATAACGTAGCACCTTTTCTTAATGAAAATACACTTAAAGTAAGAAAGTATTATGGGAAAGTAGATGTATTAAAAAGGTATATAACACTTTTAGAGAACTCAGATGCAGAATGCAAGAAAAACGCATCATCTTTTTTTGGAAGGTTTAAAGAGAATAATTCTATTTTCTTAATATCCTCTTATAAAAATGATAATATACTACAATTTAATCAATTAAAAAATTGTTCAAAGTGTGCCTGTTTGAATTGTCCTAAAGACTGTGATTTTAATAGTTGCAGAGGTTGTAGGGAGGATTCCTTTATAAAAAAATGTGATCATGAAAAGATTAATATGACAGTGCATGATAACTTTATATTAAATTTAACTAACAATAGTACTGGACGTCCTTCAAGTTATAAGGTTCTTGCAACACTTCAGGACTCTGCACTTCAAAGACAATATATAATTATTGAAAATGTTATAGATAAAGAAGACAAATTTGTGCTGTACTATTATCCTGGAATAAGCGAGGATGACTATGGTGAAATCTCTGATGCAGAGGAATTTGATTTTATAGTTGAAACATTTGGAGTGTAA
- a CDS encoding AbgT family transporter produces MNKVNTKDAKKRGKFQKFLDWVEKAGNKMPHPVSIFLILCIAIIFISFICAKAGVSVTYTGIDPKTKETKDLTVNAISLLSADGIRYMFTNAVTNFTGFAPLGTVLVAMLGVGVAESTGLISALIRKLVLSTPKQLITAVVVFTGIMSNVASDAGYVVLVPLGAIIFLSFGRHPLAGLAAAFAGVSGGFSANLLIGTIDPLLGGISTEAAKMVDASYSVTPVANWYFMIVSTFLITILGTFVTDKIVEPRLGEYKGKHTVETGELTSLESKGLKYAGISLIIFIAIIVALTAPYNGILRHPETHKILGHTPFMDGIVPIILLFFLVPGAFYGLGSGTVKSSKDVINGMSKAMSSMGGYIVLVFVAAQFVAYFTYSKLGIILAVNGANFLDSTGLKGAPLMIAFILVAAFINLFMGSASAKWAIMAPVFIPMFMRMGYSPELTQVAYRIGDSTTNIISPLMSYFAVIVAFAQKYEDDMGMGTLISTMLPYSIVFLIGWSILLMIWTLLGLPLGPGAELRYMLPF; encoded by the coding sequence ATGAATAAGGTAAATACTAAAGATGCAAAAAAGAGGGGAAAGTTTCAAAAGTTTCTTGATTGGGTAGAAAAGGCTGGTAATAAAATGCCACACCCTGTAAGTATATTTTTGATTTTATGTATTGCAATTATTTTTATTTCATTTATATGTGCTAAGGCTGGAGTCTCAGTTACATATACAGGTATAGATCCAAAGACTAAAGAGACTAAAGATCTTACAGTAAATGCAATAAGTTTATTATCAGCAGATGGTATAAGATATATGTTTACTAATGCTGTAACTAACTTTACAGGTTTCGCACCACTAGGTACAGTTTTAGTAGCTATGCTAGGTGTTGGGGTAGCTGAAAGTACAGGGCTTATATCAGCCCTTATAAGAAAACTCGTATTAAGTACTCCAAAGCAGCTTATAACTGCTGTTGTAGTTTTCACGGGAATTATGTCAAACGTTGCATCTGATGCAGGCTATGTAGTGCTAGTACCACTTGGCGCTATAATATTTTTAAGCTTTGGAAGACATCCATTAGCTGGACTTGCGGCAGCTTTTGCTGGAGTTTCAGGAGGATTTAGTGCAAATCTTCTTATAGGAACTATAGATCCGCTTCTTGGTGGAATAAGTACTGAAGCTGCTAAAATGGTAGATGCAAGCTATTCAGTAACACCAGTTGCTAATTGGTACTTTATGATAGTATCTACATTTTTAATAACTATTCTTGGAACATTTGTTACAGATAAGATAGTAGAACCAAGACTTGGTGAATACAAAGGAAAACATACTGTAGAAACTGGTGAATTAACTAGTTTAGAATCAAAGGGATTAAAATATGCGGGAATATCTTTAATAATATTTATAGCTATTATTGTAGCTTTGACAGCTCCATATAATGGTATATTAAGACATCCAGAAACGCATAAGATATTAGGACATACTCCTTTTATGGATGGTATAGTACCTATAATACTACTATTCTTCTTAGTGCCAGGAGCATTTTATGGCCTAGGATCAGGAACAGTAAAATCCAGTAAAGATGTTATAAATGGAATGTCAAAGGCTATGTCCTCTATGGGTGGATATATAGTGTTAGTATTTGTTGCAGCGCAGTTTGTTGCATACTTTACCTATTCAAAACTTGGAATAATACTTGCAGTTAATGGGGCTAATTTCTTAGACTCAACAGGCCTTAAAGGTGCACCTTTAATGATTGCATTTATATTAGTAGCTGCATTTATAAACTTATTTATGGGATCAGCTTCAGCTAAGTGGGCAATAATGGCACCGGTATTCATACCAATGTTTATGAGAATGGGTTACAGCCCAGAGCTTACTCAAGTAGCATACAGAATAGGAGATTCAACTACAAATATAATATCTCCACTTATGTCTTACTTTGCTGTAATAGTAGCTTTTGCTCAAAAATATGAAGATGATATGGGAATGGGAACGTTGATCTCTACCATGTTACCTTATTCTATTGTATTTTTAATAGGTTGGTCCATACTACTTATGATATGGACGTTGCTTGGATTACCACTAGGACCAGGAGCGGAATTAAGATATATGCTTCCTTTCTAA
- a CDS encoding uracil-DNA glycosylase — protein MNKNISIDEIKNKVKHISESYKDESIGGYMCGGGPVSSDILFVGEAPGKNEIIEGKPFVGMAGKTLDDYLNLANIKREDIRITNTCLFRPIKIKQGKNGRETISNRTPKPSEVELFREVLDAEIALVDPKIIITLGNTPLKRLTKFKSIGECHGKLYFNEKLKMYIYPMYHPSSLTYNRKESFKTAYEDDWKNLKEVLKRILTAK, from the coding sequence TTGAATAAAAACATAAGCATAGATGAAATAAAAAATAAGGTAAAGCATATATCCGAAAGCTATAAAGACGAGTCTATAGGTGGATACATGTGTGGAGGCGGACCAGTTTCTTCTGATATATTATTTGTAGGTGAGGCTCCTGGTAAAAATGAAATAATTGAAGGTAAACCTTTTGTTGGAATGGCGGGTAAAACTTTAGATGATTATCTAAACCTTGCAAACATTAAAAGAGAAGATATACGGATTACTAACACCTGTCTTTTTAGACCTATAAAGATAAAGCAAGGCAAAAACGGCAGAGAAACCATAAGCAATAGAACTCCAAAACCTTCTGAAGTAGAACTATTTAGAGAGGTTTTAGATGCAGAAATAGCCCTTGTAGATCCTAAAATAATAATAACTCTAGGTAATACTCCCCTTAAAAGACTTACTAAATTTAAGTCTATAGGTGAATGTCATGGAAAACTTTACTTTAACGAAAAACTTAAAATGTATATATATCCAATGTACCATCCTTCCTCTTTAACTTATAACAGAAAAGAAAGCTTTAAAACAGCTTATGAAGATGATTGGAAAAACTTAAAAGAAGTTCTAAAAAGGATCCTTACAGCTAAGTAA
- the cls gene encoding cardiolipin synthase has protein sequence MNFQTIATIILFINIIISITIISLERKKPEKAIAWLLVLTLLPPIGLVLYIFLGRNWKLHKLNETITDDIKELIYPITKGYKHQQYVPLMELLANNSDSPIFINNDIKIFTDGTEKFATLKEELLKATHHIHLEYYIVKSDDIGNEIKDILIKKSREGVLVRFIIDRVGSIKIKKSYINDLKNAGIDVVQYSYFLAPILRSINTQINYRNHRKIVVIDGKIGFIGGANIGDEYLGKGKLGYWRDTHIMVKGDFVLGLQAVFLDDFMTIQRANNQYSFYDLEFKNYFPTPEKHGDKVMQLVKSGPDSTFPSIMQGIIKMISMATHHIYITTPYFVPTESVLEALRIAALSGIDVRILFPGQADHLVVYYASRTYLLDLLKCGAHIYLYDEKSFIHAKVTTVDGRISTLGTANMDIRSYELNYEINAMIYDSNVTEELEMIFYEDISKSKKLTLEDFQNTKRIYKIIEAVSRMFSAIL, from the coding sequence TTGAACTTTCAAACCATTGCAACGATTATACTTTTTATAAATATAATAATTTCTATAACTATAATATCTTTAGAAAGAAAGAAGCCCGAAAAGGCCATTGCTTGGTTACTTGTTCTTACATTGCTTCCTCCTATTGGTTTAGTTCTTTACATCTTTCTTGGTCGAAATTGGAAGCTACATAAATTAAATGAAACTATTACTGATGATATTAAGGAACTAATTTACCCAATAACCAAGGGCTACAAACATCAACAATACGTTCCTCTAATGGAACTTTTGGCTAATAACAGTGACTCACCTATATTTATTAATAATGATATAAAAATATTTACTGACGGTACTGAAAAATTTGCTACCCTTAAAGAAGAGCTATTAAAAGCTACTCATCATATACACCTTGAATATTACATTGTTAAAAGTGATGATATAGGTAATGAAATCAAAGATATCTTAATTAAAAAATCTAGAGAAGGTGTACTTGTTAGATTTATAATAGATAGGGTTGGTTCTATAAAAATTAAGAAAAGTTACATTAATGATTTGAAAAATGCAGGAATTGATGTAGTTCAGTATTCTTATTTTTTAGCTCCTATTTTAAGGAGTATAAACACTCAAATTAATTATAGAAACCATCGTAAGATTGTAGTAATAGATGGTAAGATTGGATTTATAGGTGGGGCTAATATTGGAGATGAATATCTTGGCAAAGGGAAACTTGGATATTGGAGAGACACCCACATAATGGTTAAGGGAGATTTTGTATTAGGTCTCCAGGCAGTTTTTCTTGATGATTTTATGACTATTCAAAGAGCAAATAATCAATATTCCTTTTATGACCTAGAATTTAAGAATTACTTCCCAACTCCAGAAAAACACGGTGACAAAGTTATGCAGCTTGTTAAAAGTGGACCTGACTCTACCTTTCCGTCTATAATGCAAGGTATTATAAAAATGATAAGCATGGCTACACATCATATTTATATAACTACACCATATTTTGTTCCTACTGAAAGTGTATTAGAAGCTTTAAGAATAGCTGCTCTTAGTGGCATAGATGTAAGAATTCTTTTCCCGGGTCAAGCTGACCACCTTGTAGTTTACTATGCTTCAAGAACTTATCTTTTAGACCTTTTAAAATGTGGTGCACATATATATCTTTATGATGAAAAGTCTTTTATACATGCTAAAGTAACCACTGTAGATGGCAGGATATCAACTTTAGGCACTGCTAATATGGATATAAGAAGCTATGAATTAAATTACGAAATCAATGCTATGATATATGACTCTAATGTCACAGAAGAACTAGAAATGATATTTTATGAAGACATTTCTAAAAGCAAGAAATTAACCTTAGAGGACTTTCAAAACACTAAAAGAATTTATAAAATTATAGAAGCTGTATCAAGGATGTTTTCAGCTATACTTTAA
- a CDS encoding bifunctional metallophosphatase/5'-nucleotidase → MNKCKSYKVVILETSDVHGTIFPIDYSDNTRKEVGLSKIATLVKEERDKKEDLILIDNGDMLQGTPLIYHYANIDSKGINPLIKVMNIMKYDAAVVGNHEFNYGKNFLNNAARDSNFRWISSNIIDKDTRRPYLGRPYIIKELENGIKVGIIGSTTKYIPNWEDSNNIEGIDFLDVIFPLKTFVSYLKNVEKVDLLVVSYHGGYERNIKTDESTSETGENQAYEICENIPEIDVLLTGHQHVFINKKIINGVLTVSPGYQGKALVKVEVTLENSSGSWKVVDKDSILLDTEHVKEDQNILNQVEDYEKATQRWLDTPIGIVEGDMFINSHLKTRLKDNAFVEFINKVQMKYAKVDISATSLFDNKAKGFKGGITMRNVVSNYIYPNTLKVIRVKGKDIKEALERSAAYFQKGVKDNTYSKDNNIDIRYKNMKIQPYNYDMWEGIDYKLDLSKPLGKRVVLLNYKNAKLDMNKELDVVMNNYRAGGGGDYDMFKDKPVIREINIDMSELIADYIIKKKVIKAEFDGNWEVIYPKDYFDDQL, encoded by the coding sequence ATGAATAAATGTAAAAGTTATAAGGTAGTTATTTTAGAAACTAGTGATGTGCATGGGACAATATTTCCAATTGATTATTCAGATAATACTAGAAAAGAGGTTGGACTTTCAAAAATCGCTACATTAGTTAAAGAGGAGAGAGATAAAAAGGAAGACTTAATACTTATAGATAATGGCGATATGCTTCAAGGCACACCACTAATATATCATTATGCAAATATAGACAGTAAGGGAATTAATCCTTTAATCAAGGTGATGAACATAATGAAATATGATGCCGCAGTTGTAGGTAATCATGAATTTAATTATGGGAAAAACTTTTTAAATAATGCTGCACGGGATTCTAATTTCCGATGGATTAGCTCTAACATTATAGACAAGGATACTAGGAGGCCTTATCTTGGAAGACCATACATAATAAAAGAATTAGAAAATGGTATAAAGGTTGGTATAATTGGATCAACAACTAAATATATTCCTAACTGGGAAGACAGCAATAATATAGAAGGAATAGATTTTTTAGATGTTATATTTCCATTAAAGACATTTGTAAGCTATTTAAAAAATGTAGAGAAGGTAGATCTGTTAGTAGTTAGTTACCATGGTGGTTATGAAAGAAATATTAAAACGGATGAATCAACTAGCGAAACTGGAGAAAATCAAGCCTATGAGATATGCGAAAACATACCTGAAATAGATGTGTTATTAACAGGGCACCAACATGTATTTATAAATAAAAAGATTATAAATGGTGTGCTTACTGTGTCGCCAGGGTATCAAGGCAAGGCTTTAGTAAAGGTAGAAGTAACCTTAGAAAATTCTTCAGGAAGCTGGAAGGTTGTAGATAAGGACTCAATACTTTTAGATACAGAGCATGTTAAGGAAGATCAGAATATATTAAATCAAGTTGAAGATTATGAAAAGGCGACTCAAAGGTGGCTAGATACTCCAATTGGAATAGTAGAAGGGGATATGTTCATAAATAGCCATTTGAAAACTCGGTTAAAAGACAATGCTTTTGTTGAATTTATAAATAAGGTTCAAATGAAATATGCAAAGGTGGACATTTCAGCAACTTCGCTTTTTGACAATAAGGCTAAGGGATTTAAGGGTGGGATAACAATGCGAAATGTGGTGTCTAATTATATTTATCCTAACACATTAAAGGTTATAAGAGTAAAGGGGAAGGATATAAAAGAGGCGCTAGAAAGAAGCGCTGCATATTTTCAAAAAGGCGTCAAAGATAATACTTATAGTAAAGATAATAATATTGATATTAGATATAAAAATATGAAGATACAACCTTATAATTATGATATGTGGGAAGGGATAGACTATAAATTAGATTTATCAAAACCATTAGGGAAAAGGGTAGTGCTATTAAACTATAAAAATGCTAAGTTAGACATGAACAAAGAGTTAGATGTAGTTATGAATAATTATAGAGCGGGTGGTGGCGGAGACTATGATATGTTTAAAGATAAGCCTGTTATAAGAGAAATAAATATAGATATGTCTGAGCTTATAGCAGACTATATAATTAAGAAAAAGGTTATAAAAGCTGAATTTGATGGTAACTGGGAAGTTATATATCCTAAGGACTATTTTGATGATCAGTTATAA